gagaaatgcacatagcttcacaatggctaatcgaatgttttccggtagaagcccccttaatgcaaccggaagcagttgcgtcataatcacgtggcagtcatgagactttaggttctggaactttttctctgccatgtttattattccctttatattcgacgagaagccagacggtaccttaatactgagcaggcattcaaagaagatttccttctcttctttggtaagagcgtagcttgcatgaccctgatgtatgccgtcttctccgtgcatacattgctggtcctcccgtgcctcaggtgtatcttttgtcttcccatacacgcccaagaagccaagcagggtcacgcaaagattcttcgtcacgtgcatcacgtcgattgcggagcggacctctaggtctttccaatatggcaggtcccaaaatatagatttcttcttccacatgggtgcgcgtccgtccgcgtccttcggaacaggttgtccgccaggaccctttccaaatatcaccttcaaatccttgaccatatcatgtacatcagcaccagtacggtggcgaggcttcgtccagtgatctgcctcacctttgaaatgcttgcctttctttcttacgggatgcctgctcggaagaaatcgacgatgtcccaggtacacattcttcttacaactatttaaatatatactgtcggtatcatccaaacagtgcgtgcatccgcggtatctcttgtttgtctgtcctgaaaggttattgagagcaggccaatcattgatggtcacaaacagcaacgcctttaggtcaaattcttcccccatgtgctcatcccacgcacgtacacctgttccattccacaacgCAGGCGAAATCCACTCAGACACAACCCTGTATCAACTTACGGTAATTACAGCTTCTCGTGTGCGCATGTATACAGTCATACTCAGACACAAGctcgctcacacacacacacaagggagTGGCTGTTGCGTCCGGCGAAACGCACTTGGACGGGATTGGCAACGAGAGGTGGCGGGGCTGTGCCAACACAAACAAGTGTCTTCCCAACGTGCGTGAGGAAGAAGAGGCTGACCGAGGAATTCGGGCGCGGCACCGAGGGCAGTTGGGTGGGGAGGACTAGGGGAGAGGGACGAAGACGTCTGCTGTTCTGAAAGGTATCGGCAGCCTCTCAGGATTGACGGGGAGAAATAGTGAGAGTTCTATCCATCCATTAAtcctccttttttttatttatgTAATAACAAAATAATTTGTTTGCAGAGTACTCCTGTCTTCTTTTCCACGGGAACTAAGAACTGCCGCTAGTAATCTTTtttttttacccgcaaaaaaaatgtAATCTTTTTTTTCCTTACCACAACCACTACTACTTGAGATGACGATTAAGTAACTGTGAGATATACAGCTTAAGCGATTTTTAACCGCTCTCCCTGTCAGAGATTAGAAATGATTTGTGGGTTTTGGCAATTCAGAATTTTCTAATCCACGAAAAAGTTGCAAAGTAGGCACAATATAATTTTTCTACGCTACAACGATGTTGCACAAGAACATGTTTTTAGGTGGCTTTTCTCGATAAGCACGTTTGCGCTAATTGCTTTTGCTAGGGATCGTAGCATGCCATTTAAACGATATTGCAAGCCAGATAGTGAAAGCAAAATGTAGTGGCCCGAATTTTTCATGAGTCCGTACGTCGTTGTTGGGTTTCTTTTTCATCAGCTATTCCTAAATTAGATATACTAGTGTTTCTTTTGTCACTTTTCAATGTTGACTGCTGGAAAATATGTTTACTTGAAACGGAGAAAATACCTTGATGCTTGACATTGCAAAACTGATTAGGCAGCAAGGCGTTGTATCATCGCAGCAATTGTATGGTCTCCGCCCTGAAATAAAAATAGGTTGGGGTTAGAAGCAGCTTATATACGGTGTACAAACAAATGAAGTGAGGTCTGGATCTCTTACATTAAAACCACACCAATTCATAAATGTCATGTATAGTGTCAGAGGGGAAACCGCGCATCTCGATCCTCCCACACTTTGCACATTTACTCCAATAACTCTATCTCCCATGGTAACTGGTCCACCAGACGTTCCAGACTCAGATGTGAAGTCTCCGTCAAGGTATGTAAAATCACCCAGTTGGTAAACACCACTGAAAGaaacataaaaagaaaaatagCACCAGTAAATGATATTGAAAGTCAGACAGTGAAAGCAGAGTAAAATTTGAGTGACTCCCAACACGTACTTAATGTGGCCAGGAAATCTCCCAGGTCGGACAACTGTTCCCCCCGCATGAGGGTAAAATCCATGAACATATACTACCACCCCTCTAAAACTAGTAACATTAGGTACTTCCGCAAATATCATAGGTCGGAACTCTCCGACCACATTATCCAGTCGAAGTAATGCCAGGTCGACAGGGCCCGATCGTAGCACAGTAGCCCCAGGGAACCGAACTTCCCCCACACCAGGACCAGGTCGAGGGAGCAAAACCGTGATTGCCACTCTCCCATGGACAATATGGACACAATGCCGAGCTGTCATAACAAGGCATGTTCGTCCATGATAATGAACAACGAAACCGGTGCCTGTAGAATCAACCCCGTTTCTAGTGACCTCCAACTTGACCACAGACATCTCCTTCAACTTGAGATTCAGAGAACGAAACTGCAAGATGTTGAGAGGAAAGAAAGGTTAACAGGCAGAAGGACTAGACATTCTGAGAGAGATCAAAGAAAGATATGAAAAAAGGAGCAAATAAAACATTGCAGAGGAAAAGGTGTGAAAAGGGGGAATCAGCCAGCAAATAAAAACATTGTAGGGAATCAGCCAGCCTACATTTTGTGAGAGTAACTCGTGTATAGACGGTCGTCGTTGCCTGGTGCCCGAGATGTAGAGAGGCGGGGGGTGTGTTATATATAGTGTCACTGTGGATGCATGGGCATGGGCACGGCCACGGCCACAGCCACAGCCACAGCCCACAGCCCAGAGGGCGAGAGCAAGCTGGCCTACGGGGCTACGAGGCTGAGGGAATCACAAATGATGTCAACAGTGGCTTGACACTGTTTCCATATATCATGTGCCGTGCATGCGTCATAATAATAACAAAACAACAATATAGTACTGCATGCAGTGGAGTCTGGAGTGCAATACTACATAGTGAGAGATGATTGAGATGGATCCAAGCGCAGAGTTTATTTCGTCTGTGTCGTCTCTTATCTGACACAGGAGACGGATTACAGCTTAATTAGCAACACTGTACACaagtttttttttgaagaaaagaaGGGCTTCCCCTTTCCGATTTCCATTACGGGAAACCAACCACAAGCTAAAAGCACCAATTCACTTTCAGAGAAGCAACAAAACAAAACTAAGCAGCGACAACTAGTTGATGCACAGGCCGGGGtgacccccttttcgaaaaaaaaacaaaacgaaacTGAGCAGGCATAAAGAAAGCTGCGACAACTAGGCGCATTTAGCTTCGGCATCACCCGA
Above is a window of Triticum aestivum cultivar Chinese Spring chromosome 6B, IWGSC CS RefSeq v2.1, whole genome shotgun sequence DNA encoding:
- the LOC123138315 gene encoding putative protease Do-like 12, mitochondrial, which encodes MSVVKLEVTRNGVDSTGTGFVVHYHGRTCLVMTARHCVHIVHGRVAITVLLPRPGPGVGEVRFPGATVLRSGPVDLALLRLDNVVGEFRPMIFAEVPNVTSFRGVVVYVHGFYPHAGGTVVRPGRFPGHINGVYQLGDFTYLDGDFTSESGTSGGPVTMGDRVIGVNVQSVGGSRCAVSPLTLYMTFMNWCGFNGGDHTIAAMIQRLAA